One Papaver somniferum cultivar HN1 chromosome 10, ASM357369v1, whole genome shotgun sequence genomic window carries:
- the LOC113316289 gene encoding uncharacterized protein LOC113316289, giving the protein MEAPPAATETPTTITSLSLNDTTQENVQKVPSESRFPLVDEGDDQVGVPLSENDEDAHAIIANTLPKSVIIQSNIDNLYLHFEKENPWVPNAIRFHGDYSFGLETRFEVVQATTVTGLVHIRCLRNNKYWANSGTSYRWVTAMAIKPEENQSDPYCTLFKPIFEYSNNNRVVKLRHVNTGYYVRRFYGGDHYYGALYLSASGDSCERYTFIDWESVVMLPDLIRIKGDNGNHLESYGGDGYMDYNRKADNSSFFDYEVSPSRDGGIRLKGVYHGKYWTDVDTSIWVLLKEAATTFHDTNTVFLPTIVDGNRIIMRSLKNGKFCNRFTTEEKTSCLATLEKYPDQWSSMEIEEPVMSRKINNVRYHLTDARLYNEKILALITDDSSNYTQSPLTSSLNLKTTVTNTTNWSNSVTMKVGIKMTCTAGVPGVSSGAIEISADITGSQSWGETHTETQEVGSVKTITVPPMTRVKGSLMATRVSYDIPFAYTQHDVLKNGSPKVYEKNDGVFTGHNGYGYKYEVVNLPLQ; this is encoded by the coding sequence ATGGAAGCACCTccagcagcaacagaaactcCTACCACTATTACTTCTTTATCTCTTAATGATACTACTCAAGAGAATGTGCAGAAGGTACCATCAGAAAGTCGGTTTCCTCTTGTTGATGAAGGAGATGATCAAGTAGGAGTTCCTTTGAGTGAAAATGATGAAGATGCGCATGCCATCATCGCAAATACACTCCCCAAGTCGGTCATAATCCAATCGAACATAGACAATTTATACTTGcacttcgagaaagaaaatcCATGGGTACCTAATGCCATCCGGTTCCATGGAGATTACAGTTTCGGGCTCGAGACAAGGTTCGAAGTGGTGCAAGCTACCACTGTAACTGGCCTCGTCCATATCAGGTGTTTGCGTAATAACAAGTACTGGGCAAATTCCGGTACGTCCTACAGATGGGTCACTGCCATGGCCATCAAACCTGAGGAGAATCAGTCCGATCCATATTGCACGCTCTTCAAGCCTATTTTCGAGTATTCCAACAATAACCGCGTCGTTAAGCTCCGCCACGTCAACACCGGCTACTATGTCAGGAGGTTTTATGGTGGCGACCATTATTATGGTGCCTTGTATTTAAGTGCTTCAGGCGACAGCTGTGAAAGGTACACCTTCATTGACTGGGAATCTGTGGTTATGTTGCCCGACCTTATCAGGATCAAGGGAGACAACGGAAACCATCTTGAGTCCTACGGCGGAGACGGTTATATGGACTACAATCGCAAAGCCGATAATTCCTCATTCTTTGACTACGAGGTGTCTCCAAGTCGGGACGGAGGCATCCGCCTGAAGGGTGTTTACCATGGCAAGTATTGGACTGATGTGGATACTAGTATTTGGGTATTGTTAAAGGAGGCTGCCACCACATTCCATGACACAAACACCGTATTTTTACCCACGATAGTTGATGGAAACCGCATCATCATGCGAAGTTTGAAGAACGGCAAGTTCTGCAACAGATTCACGACTGAAGAGAAGACGAGCTGCCTGGCCACTCTTGAAAAGTATCCGGACCAGTGGAGCTCCATGGAGATTGAGGAGCCCGTCATGTCAAGGAAAATTAATAATGTCAGATATCACCTTACGGATGCAAGGCTTTACAATGAGAAAATTCTTGCACTTATCACTGATGATTCAAGCAACTATACTCAAAGTCCCTTAACGTCATCATTAAATCTCAAAACTACAGTGACCAATACAACTAATTGGAGTAACAGTGTCACGATGAAAGTGGGTATCAAGATGACTTGTACTGCTGGTGTTCCAGGCGTTTCATCGGGTGCGATTGAAATTTCTGCTGACATTACCGGATCTCAGAGTTGGGGAGAAACGCATACAGAAACCCAAGAAGTGGGGTCCGTGAAAACTATTACTGTGCCACCAATGACTAGAGTGAAGGGAAGTCTGATGGCGACACGTGTTTCGTACGACATACCCTTCGCATACACTCAGCATGACGTATTGAAAAATGGGAGTCCAAAAGTTTACGAAAAGAACGACGGGGTTTTTACTGGCCACAATGGCTATGGCTATAAATACGAGGTTGTCAATCTTCCACTCCAGTAA